The Sporosarcina sp. FSL W7-1349 genome contains the following window.
TGATGATTAATGGTGTCGAAGTAGCTTTTTAAATCACAATCGACTACCACTCTATAACCTTGTTCATAATATGTGATGGATTGCTTAATGGCTTGATGCTGATTCCGTTTTGGACGAAAACCATAGCTCCTCTCCGAAAAATGAGGGTCAATGATTTTACCAATCACCTGATAGATGGCTTGTTGAACCATTCGATCCCGTACACACGGTATGCCGAGTTTTCGCATTGACCCATCTAACTTTGGAATTTCAACACGTTTTACTGGCAGTGGTTCGTACGAACCGTCTTTCAGCTTTCTAATAAGTTGGGTTCGGTATTTGGCTACATGACCTAAAAGTTCATCTACTGTCATTTCATCGACACCCGGCGCCCCTTTATTTGCCTTCACTTTCTTACAAGCGTTAAAGAGGTTGTTGATGTCGACTACTTTATCAATCAAATCGATACCATCCTGTCGCTCCATTTCTGTAAAGACAGGACTGCACGCTCCCGCATATTCTTCGGTTTCCAACCTATCCCTTTGCGGCCAGCCATCTGCCGATGTTTTCTGTGGTCTTTGCACTGTCTTTACCTCCATTTCATTTCAGGATTATTATTGTTCAGCCCTTCGTCCTTATGGACTACTATGGCTTCTGCTGACTTCTTACAGTTCAACCTGCCATCACTGACCGGTTTGTTCCTGTGGGATATTCCATCCCTCTTGTCGGGAACCCCTGTAAGACCTCCCCGGGTAAGAGCTATAACCTTCCTCCCATGTAACCGCTGCATTTACTGTATGGAACTCGGGCAGTATTGGACTTTGTTTTGTACGGCAAACTCGTCCGTTCCAATTCAGCCTCATATGCAGTTTCTGTCCGTCGGTTCGGGATTTTGCCGCCGGCTTCCTTCAGATTCCACCTCACGGTGGACACCCTTGCCTTAAGCTAACAGTTCCTACTGCCAAGCCTGTAGTGGACTTTCACCACCAAGTTATAGCCCATGCCGGGCACACCATAAAAAGGGACCGTCCTTTTCGGACAGTCCCCTCACTTTCTGTACGCATAGCAATCCCTCAAATTCAGTTTAATTCCAAAAGTCCGTTTTCTCTTTTAAGCCGATGGATTGCGCTTTGAAGACGGGATTCTTTCCTTCTTTCTTCTGCTTCGTATAATCATCGAGGCATCGGAATGCGATCCGTCCGAGTATCAAAATAACCGGAATATTGATCAATGCCATGATTCCCATCAAGACATCCGCAGTGTCCCAAGCAATCGAGAATTCGAGTTGTGCGCCAAAGAAGACGATGACGGCAGCAGCCAACCGGAAAAGAGTAAGTGTTACCTTACTCGGATCTTTTTGAACCAAGTATTTGAAATTCGATTCCGCGTAGAAGAAGTTCCCGATGATTGTCGTAAAGGCAAAGCAAAACAGGGCAAACGTGATAAAGGATACACCAAATTCACCAAATGTCGCAGAGAGCGCTTCCTGCGCATAGGGAACCCCCTTCATTTCAGGAGTAGGCGTTACACCCGAGCATAACAGCATGAAGGCAGTCGCTGAACAGATCAGTAAGGTATCGATGAACACGGAAAGCATCTGGACAAGTCCTTGCTTCGCTGGATGGGAAACACTCGCAGCCGCCGCGGCATTCGGGGCAGAACCGACACCAGCCTCATTGGAATACAAACCACGTTTGATTCCGTACATAATGGCAGAACCGGCAAAACCGCCGAATGCCGCTTGAAAATCGAAAGCTTGGGAAAAAATCGAACTGAACATGACCGGCACTAAATTCAAGTGCGTCACGACAATAATAAGCGAAACGGCGATATAGGAAAGCGCCATGATCGGAACGATGATACTGGTGATTTTACTCAGCGTTTTACCGCCCTTAAAAATACTCAGTCCTGTCAGAATCGCCAAAGCTACACCTACGATAATGGGCGTCGATGAATTATAAAAACTGTAGCTTTCAAATGCAGAAGCAACGTTAAACGCCGCAACCATATTGAAACCGCCCATATAAGTAAATATCAAGACGACCGCAAAGACCATACCAAAAAACCTGCTTTTCAGTGCCGCTTGAATGTAGTAAGCAGGTCCCCCGTAAGAGCCTCCATCCTTATCACGAACTTTATAAATTTGGGCCAAGGTACTTTCGATGAACGCCGAGGCCCCTCCAATAATGGCAATCATCCACATCCAAAAGACGGAACCGGCACCGCCTAATACAATGGCAGTCGAAACCCCCGCGATATTACCGACACCGACCCGGGATGCCGTTGATACCATCAACGCCTCGAATGGAGATATCGAATCTTTGTCCTCTTTCGGTTCAGCAACCAATTTGATCGATTCCTTAAACATACGAAATTGCACGAAATTGGTTCGGAATGTGAAATAAAGACCGGCAGCAATCAAAAGAATGATGAGAATATAACTGTATAACCAATCACTAAAACTGCCAATGAACTTTTGATACAACTCGTACAAACCAAGCACTCCTTTCCCTAGTTATATTTACCTCGGAGATGTATGAATGCAATCCCATTCAAACCACGTTTTGTAATAGTATTCATATGTAAATAAAAGGGCCTTACCCCTCCACCTACTTTCCCCTATTTCTCCACCTTCCAAACGCGGGCTCTTGGGACATTGCCTATTAAACACTGATCTTGTGATCTGGATAAAAAATAGTGCCGGGTACTCAACTATTCAGAGTACACGGCACTATCTTCAATTAAATGGATTTATTTAAAAACCGTTAAAATTAACAAATTCCCCAACCGGTTTGCGATACCCGCGCGAACGCACTTTATCCACACTTTTCCCAATGGTAATCATCATGACGGGACTTAAGTGATCCGGTATCGTAAACTCTTCACGTAATTCATCAACATGATGGACATGCATAGGACAAGTATCAAAACCGAAATGCTTGGCACTCAACATGAAAAGCATAGCGTGGATTCCAACGTTTCGCGCCATTTCCACATCTAACTCATTTGGCGAACTTTTTAACCCTTCAGCGTAACCACTTATCATTTCCATCGTCATCTTATAATCCAGCTCATCCATTATTTTCAGCATTTTTAAAGGTCCGTAGATTTTTTCAACCTCGGGCATTTCGATACTGTTTTTATTCCCCATTACAATTACAACTGCGCTTGCTGTATGGATTTTATATTGATGATGGCTTAATTCTTTTACCCGTTCTTTCTTCGTCTCGTCCGTGATCACCATATAATGTGCAAACTGCAAATTGTATGAACTTGGTGCGAGCTTAGTCAATTCAAAGATTTTTTTAAAATCCTCTTCCGTCATTTTTTCATCTTCCACAAAATTCACCGCGGAATGACGAGAGACGACCAATTCTTCAAAATTCATTTCCCCAATCGCCCTTTCTTTATTTTATTATTGGAGTTCGCAGGAGTCGTGTGGGCGCCTCCCTCATTCATCCCTCAAGCGGACGCACTTCAATTGGAATTAATGATTTTTCCAACTGCTCCCGATGTCGTTCGTATTGCACGGGTAACATCAATCGACTCCCCATCGTTTCCGGTGTTTCATCGTGTGCGAAGCCCGGCGGATCGGTTGCGATTTCAAAAAGGATTTCACCCGACTCGCGGAAGTAGAGTGCATTGAAATAATTCCGGTCTTTCACTTCTGTCACATGCTGCCCTTTACTCATTGCGTATTCCTGCCATTCTTGGTGATCCTCATCGTCTTTAGCCCGCCATGCAATATGGTGGACAGTGCCGACGCCCATTGTGCCCCGTGTTCCAAGCGTCATCTTTAAGTCGACAATATTCCCGATATCCGCAGTCGCTTTCAAACGGGTGTAGTCCCCTTCCGTTCCAACCACTTCCAAACCCATTACCTCGACCAGCGTTTCCTTCGTCTCTTCGGGACGGCTAGAATAAAGAACCGCACCGCCAAACCCTTTAATGGCAACGTCCTTTGTAAGTCCGCCGAAGGTCCAACCGTTTTCTTCCCCGCCCTCGCGTTCCACAATCTCCAGATGCAAACCGTGTGGGTCATCAAATTGAATATACGTTTCACTAAATCGTTCAGCCATGGAATACGCCACGTTGAATTTCGTTAAACGGTCTTTCCAAAAATCCAATGCGCCAACTGGTACGACATAGGTGGTGACCCCTACTTGACCATCTCCGATACGACCTTGGTAAGCATTCGCCCAAGGAAAGAACGTAATAATGGTGCCAGGTGCCCCACCTTCATTTCCAAAATATAAATGGTATGTCCCGGGATCGTCGAAGTTAACCGTCTGCTTCACTAACCGTAAGCCAAGTACGCCTGCATAAAAATCGACATTTTCTTGAGGATGGCCCACGATTGCTGTAATATGATGGATTCCCGTCGTCTGCTTTTTCAATATAATCTCCTCCAATATTGTAACGTATAAAGATTGAGCACATCCTTCAATCGGCTTGACAACGATGTAATCAACCTTCATTCGGTTACAAACAACATGTGACCATGCACATGTTGTTCGGTTTGAATTAGTCCTTACAAATACTCTTTTTCGAATTTCTTGTTGCTTCGAACCGTATCGATCGGACGTACAAGCGATTCAATGTCTTCTCGCTTTTCTTCAAAGAAAGGCGGTAAAGACAATTTTTCTCCAAGTGTTTCATATGGCTCGTCTCCCATAAACCCAGGACCTTCCGTGGCTAATTCAAAAAGGATCGATGGGGCCACTTTTGTATAGAGAGACCCGAAATAGTAACGCTCGACATAGCCTGAGTTCGGTAATTGGTATTCGAGTAAACGTTGTTGCCATGCTTCTAAATCTGCACGCTCATCCACCCGGAATGCAGCATGGTGAACCGTGCCAAATCCTTGTTGCGCCTGCGGTAAAACGGTATTGTACTCAACGATCACTTGAGCGCCGTTGCCTCCCTCTCCCATTTCGAATAAATGGAATGAATCTTCTTGCGCGATTTCCCTCGTCATCATTACGGTCTCCAACATTTCCTTGAAGTAATCGAAATGAGAAGTCCGAACAAAGACAGGGCCTAATCCTGTAATTGCGTATTCCAGCGGCACAGGGCCATTCTGCCAAGGAGTTCCGGCAGCGACCCCTTTGTTCTGCTCATCTGAAATCAATTGATACTGTTGGTCATCAAAATCGGTAAACGGCAAAATCTTTTTCCCAAATTGTTCTTGGATGCCTTTATGTTTCACTCCGTATTTTTCAAATCGTTTTACCCAATACTCCAACGCCGCATCATTCGGAACCCGAAAAGATGTTTTTGAGATTTCATTAGTGCCGTGCACTCCTTTAGGGATACCAGGGAAATCGAAAAACGTCATATCTGTTCCCGGACTGCCGACATCATCCGTGAAATACAAGTGATAGGTTTTAATGTCGTCTTGGTTGACTGTTTTTTTAACTAAACGCAAACCTAACGTATACGTAAAAAACTCATATATCTTTTCTGCGCTGCTTGTTATAGCTGTAATATGGTGAAGGCCTTTTAACTCTTTCATTTTCAATTCCTCCGTTTTCATAATTATCTCGAATTCGAGATATATAGTTAAAATTAAAGCTCGTAGGCTGGTGACTCATTCTTTCATGTCATCAGCCCACTCGCTTGAATTCAGCAAAATATTAAGCCTGTGGATTTAATTGCAATTCGACTTTGATTTTGATGTCCTTACCTACTAGGACACCACCCGTTTCCAGCGCGGCATTCCAAGTAAGTCCGTATTCTTCACGGTTGATTTTAGCTTCCGCTTCAAAACCGTACACTTCCACTCCCCATGGATTTGTCCCTTTACCGCCGTACTCGACTTCAAAAGTTACTGGTTTCGTTACATCTTTAATAGTCAAATCTCCAGTTATTTTATAGTCATCGCCTTTTTTCGCAATGTCGGTGGATTTGAACACAATCTTCGGATACGTTTCGGCATTAAAGAAATCCTCCGATTTCAAGTGATTGTCGCGGTCTTCGCTATTTGTATCAATGCTAGCTGTATCAATCTCAAATGCGATTGTCGCCGTTGTCAAATCCGTCAAATCTTCAGCTTCCACGTCCGCCGTGTAAGAGTTGAACTGTCCTTTCACTTTAGATACCATCATATGTTTCACTTCAAAACCAATGCTTGAGTGAGATGCGTCAACTGTCCATTTTGCCATTATAAATTCCTCCCAATAATTTTTAATAGTTCGATCTGATAATTAATTTCCCTTTACCTCGAAAACAATTATCTTTAATTCGAGATAAATATACCATGAACATCCAATCACTGTCAACCACTTTGGCTCGTTCAATTTTGAATTCAGCTGTTGATTAATTAAAACCCGGCGCAGTTATTCCCGCCACTATCATGAGTAGCGAAACAGACGCAGCCAAAGCCGGTTTCATGGACGCCCTCTCATCTTTGACTAAAGAAGTGATTGCATGGACCAACGAAAAAACGAACACAAACGGCCAAATCATCCACGTCCAGTAATAAAGTATTCCCAACCCTTGCATTAAACCGATTAGCATACACGGCGCCTCCTCGTCTCAACTTTATGATGTTAATGATAGCATATATGTATTAATATTCCTTTACTGCTTATAATGGCCTTCTGAAAAAAGTCCCCGATTCATATTTCTGAATCGAGGACTTTTTTAGCTGTCATTTTTGAAAGTTTTCATAGAAGACGATGGCTTCCTTAGCCACATGTTTTTTCGGCGCAGGGATTTCAGCAGGATAGCCAAGACCGATGATGGCCACGACACGACGATCACCCGGGAGATGCAACGCATCCCGCACATGGCTTTCCCGACGTTCAGACTCCAGCTCATCTTCCGAATGATACACCGCTCCGAATGCCGCACCTAATCCCTGTTCCACGGCACTTAGCCAAATAAACCCGCAAGCGATGGATGCGTCTTGCAACCAATACTTACTGACATCCGGGCGCCCGGTTATCACGATAGCCGCGGTTGTCTCCGTTAACCATGGAACAAATGGCGTCGTCTTCGCCAAATGGTCCAGCATCTCCCTTTTCTGAACAACAATGAATTCCCTCGAAGGCAGGTTATTGCCGGTTGGGGACAAATAAGCAGACTCAATAATTTCCTCTAAAACATTGTTAGGTATTTCCTTCGCTTGATATTTCGTGATCTCTCTTCTTTGCCTGATCGCCTCTGAAACAAGCATCGTTCGGACTCCCTCCCTGATTGTTTAGTTATTCAATCTGATTATAGCATATTCGCTTCGAGTTCCGGCTGTAATTCATTTGTCGATTTATATGCAAAAAACACCGCTTGAGAAAAGCGATGTAGGATAGCATAAAGTGGGGGATATCATTTATTTCTGCAATTTTTGCAGACCTTCACGATTTTTGTCGGTTCAACTTTAACGGGATACAATAACTTTATCCTTTTTCGTTCACATAACGGGCAGCTTCCCCGCGCATTGGAAGGTAGCTTATTTAAGATTTTTCCTCGATTTCTTTTCGCCAACGCTAATCACCCCTACCGTAAAGATTTCTCTATCTCTGTAGTAGATGATGACACGGTGAAAATATTGACGGGAAAGTGGGTAAAAAGTGAAAATTTAAGGTTCCAGGTAATTTTATTGGTTCAAATCATAGATCTGACCTTTTATCAAATACGCTGCGCTTTCAGCAATATTTGTAATGTGGTCGGCAGTTCGTTCCAGATAACGATTGATGAATAATAATTGGACGAGCTGTGCCGTTTCTTCTGGATGTTCCCGTAAATATTCAGTGATGTTTTTATATGTTTTGGTATAGTGATTGTCGACTTGGTCGTCCAATTCCGCTACTTCCTTGGTGAGTGTTATATTTCCATCGATAAACGCAGACACTGCCATTTTCAGCATTTTAAGCGAAATCTCATTCATTTACTCCAGCTTTATAATATTGATCAGTGATTCCGTTATCCCGATTTTAGCTGCCGCTCGATGTCCGATTTGATTTTTAAGGACGCAATGATTCTCCGAAGATCCGTTGCAAAGGGTTGCACTTTTGCAATCAGCCATACAGCAAATGGATTGATTTCTTGGTCTAGATTATCAATCGCTGTGTTCGGCATGGTTGCATTCCTCCAAGAGTACATTTACAAGCGGGATATGGACTCGATTACTCATCAACTAAGTTAATAGGTAATAGTAAATTCAACTTATATAGGATTACCATATTTTCAAGGCACTGTATGGACAGGGCTTGGAAAATATGCAATTAATAAAATAAAAATCAACGTACAGAGAACCATCACCCTGTGCGTTGATCTTTTTACTTGCTTTTGACTAACACGCCAACCGTGCAATTTCAAACTCGGAGCGAGCCGCGGAAGCCCCGGGCAGCATAGTAGGAGTCTGCCCCATTATGGTACAAGAAGACATGCTCATAACGCCGATCACAGAAAAGGGCGCCGCCGAGATGTCTGATGGCAGCGGGCGTCTGTACCCAACTTGATGTTTTCATATCAAATTTTCCAAGCTTCTGCAGTTCACGGTATTGTTCTTCTGTTAACAACTCAATCCCCATGGCAGCAGCCATGTCCATAGCGCTGTTTTCCGGTTTATGTCTCTTTCTCGACTCCAACGCCTCCCGGTCATAACAAACACTTCTCCGACCTTTCGGACTTTCCGTTGAACAATCATAAAAAATATACTCGTCCGTCTTGTCTTCATAGCCAACAACATCCGGCTCACCACCGGTCGTTTCCATTTCTTGAAGCGACCATAATTTATCAGGAGCCGCTTCCAGCTTCGCTTGGACATTCGTCCATTCGAGACCATCATGGCGGTTCATGTTTTCTGCAAAACGGGCTTGCAATGTTTTGAGTAATTCTTCACGTTGTTCTGGTGATAACTCCTTATTACTCATGTCGGCCTCCTCATTTTGTCTTGTGACAAGCATATCCCCAACTGTCATTGTTCTATTCCAATCCAGCCACCGATTCAATATGGGATGAGTGTTATGGCAACATAGATTTCATTCGCGCTGTTCAGAAATATTATTGTATTGCTACACCACTTTTCTCAAACCCTTGCTATTCCTACGTTTTCATTTCTGAATTTTTATCAGTACCAGTTGTCTTTCAATATCATTCAAATCCATTTTCTTTTCTCCGTATCTTCCACATTATTTCCTGTTACGTTAAGTGATAATCATTCCGATAGTATCAACCTTCTTAACTCCTTTGTCATTTGTGGGGATGTAAGATAAATCGAATCATCGGTAATATACATAAACGTACTCTTCTCATTTTCCTTTCCTAACCATAAATGAATTCCATGTGTAGGCAGTCCCCCTTCTTCTGCCTCGTATTCCACCATTACATCGTAATCAGGTTCAGATATCTTAACCTCCCCTGGTTGTTTGACAGAAGTCGTAATCGCCTTTTCAAAAACATCTAATGATTCCTCTTCTTTGATTGATAAAATAATCTCCTCATTCATTTCTCCTGTTCCATTCGACTCTGAAATTTTAATTTCTGATATTTTTTCATCTAAAAGAACCATTGTTTCTCCTTGTTGTAATTGGCTTCCTATTAAAGCGATTGCCATACATAAAATTGTTAATATCGAAAATATAACCTTCAAGCTATTTCCTCTCCTCTATCATCAAAGTGAGCAGAGTTGCCCACTTAATAAGACGGTTTATATATTCTATCGGTGTCGGTATCAATTACATAATCAACCTCTATGTCTTCATTATAGGCAAGTTGGTCAAAGCTGTTAATTCGGCAAAATATAGCTGGAAGGTCTAAAATATCTGAAGTAAGAGCTTTGGCATTTATATACCTTTTCATAAGTTCCTTTTTTGAACACCTTTTCCCTTTAATTAGAATTTGGTGATAATATCCGTCAATTTTAACTATCAATGTCATCACGATTGACTGCTAACCAATCCATATAGCTTTAGTTTGTTTTGTCTTTTCGACTGAAATACGGACCGCACCAGCCTGTTTCATGCGTTCTTACGTAAGTCCAATTAAATTCTTTATCTACTACGTAAACATCTTCTTCATTTACAAAGTCCTCGGCTGTTAAATAAGAAGCATTTTCAAGTATATAAGCATCATCCAAATGCTGATAAAAAACATAACAAAACTGTTTTTGTTCTTTGTTAAATGCTGTATCAGCTTCTTGTTCTTTTAAGTATTTCCTTCTTTCATAACTAAACACATGCCAGAGGTAGCCATAGTCATGGAGAAAAATAGACTTCTTTTCCTTATCATTCAGATGGTTTACAAAACTATCTTCCCACTGCTTTCTCAAATACACTCCCCATTTAGGTATTTCTCTTACTTTCACTTTTTTCATTCTTAGTAAAGATACTAAATCCATCATATTTTCCAACATGACACCCACTTTTTATTAATCAAATTGCTAACCGTATGTTTCATAAGAAATCTCCATTAAAATATTTTCGTATGACTTTATCTTCCTCCAAAGTGCCTCATATTCTGACGAATCAGGTTTGCACTTGTCTAATTCAACAAACATACTTATTAAAGATTTTTTTAATTCAACTTCTTTATCGGTTTATTTTTCTATATTTCTCCTATCTCGGTACATAATGAGGTGTTCTTTAAAATTCTTTCTCGCTTCTGTAAGAGAATAATTGCCATTTGGACCTCCCCATACTTCATTCGCATTTGGGTCGTCTTGTCCATCGTCTTCCCAATAACAAAGTTCACATATATCAAATATTCCCCGTTCTTCAATTGTTGGAAAACCACAACAAGGACACTTTTCCCGTTTCAATCTAATCTCTCCCTTTAATCAGATAAAGTTTTTAACGCAAATGACGTTTATACTGCTTAAATGTCTTGTGTGGTGGAATCCCTACCGTTTCAT
Protein-coding sequences here:
- a CDS encoding alanine/glycine:cation symporter family protein; translated protein: MYELYQKFIGSFSDWLYSYILIILLIAAGLYFTFRTNFVQFRMFKESIKLVAEPKEDKDSISPFEALMVSTASRVGVGNIAGVSTAIVLGGAGSVFWMWMIAIIGGASAFIESTLAQIYKVRDKDGGSYGGPAYYIQAALKSRFFGMVFAVVLIFTYMGGFNMVAAFNVASAFESYSFYNSSTPIIVGVALAILTGLSIFKGGKTLSKITSIIVPIMALSYIAVSLIIVVTHLNLVPVMFSSIFSQAFDFQAAFGGFAGSAIMYGIKRGLYSNEAGVGSAPNAAAAASVSHPAKQGLVQMLSVFIDTLLICSATAFMLLCSGVTPTPEMKGVPYAQEALSATFGEFGVSFITFALFCFAFTTIIGNFFYAESNFKYLVQKDPSKVTLTLFRLAAAVIVFFGAQLEFSIAWDTADVLMGIMALINIPVILILGRIAFRCLDDYTKQKKEGKNPVFKAQSIGLKEKTDFWN
- a CDS encoding ring-cleaving dioxygenase; this translates as MKELKGLHHITAITSSAEKIYEFFTYTLGLRLVKKTVNQDDIKTYHLYFTDDVGSPGTDMTFFDFPGIPKGVHGTNEISKTSFRVPNDAALEYWVKRFEKYGVKHKGIQEQFGKKILPFTDFDDQQYQLISDEQNKGVAAGTPWQNGPVPLEYAITGLGPVFVRTSHFDYFKEMLETVMMTREIAQEDSFHLFEMGEGGNGAQVIVEYNTVLPQAQQGFGTVHHAAFRVDERADLEAWQQRLLEYQLPNSGYVERYYFGSLYTKVAPSILFELATEGPGFMGDEPYETLGEKLSLPPFFEEKREDIESLVRPIDTVRSNKKFEKEYL
- a CDS encoding phosphate signaling complex PhoU family protein → MNEISLKMLKMAVSAFIDGNITLTKEVAELDDQVDNHYTKTYKNITEYLREHPEETAQLVQLLFINRYLERTADHITNIAESAAYLIKGQIYDLNQ
- a CDS encoding CPCC family cysteine-rich protein; translation: MKREKCPCCGFPTIEERGIFDICELCYWEDDGQDDPNANEVWGGPNGNYSLTEARKNFKEHLIMYRDRRNIEK
- a CDS encoding DUF4275 family protein; this encodes MDLVSLLRMKKVKVREIPKWGVYLRKQWEDSFVNHLNDKEKKSIFLHDYGYLWHVFSYERRKYLKEQEADTAFNKEQKQFCYVFYQHLDDAYILENASYLTAEDFVNEEDVYVVDKEFNWTYVRTHETGWCGPYFSRKDKTN
- a CDS encoding nitroreductase family protein produces the protein MNFEELVVSRHSAVNFVEDEKMTEEDFKKIFELTKLAPSSYNLQFAHYMVITDETKKERVKELSHHQYKIHTASAVVIVMGNKNSIEMPEVEKIYGPLKMLKIMDELDYKMTMEMISGYAEGLKSSPNELDVEMARNVGIHAMLFMLSAKHFGFDTCPMHVHHVDELREEFTIPDHLSPVMMITIGKSVDKVRSRGYRKPVGEFVNFNGF
- a CDS encoding YceI family protein, which gives rise to MAKWTVDASHSSIGFEVKHMMVSKVKGQFNSYTADVEAEDLTDLTTATIAFEIDTASIDTNSEDRDNHLKSEDFFNAETYPKIVFKSTDIAKKGDDYKITGDLTIKDVTKPVTFEVEYGGKGTNPWGVEVYGFEAEAKINREEYGLTWNAALETGGVLVGKDIKIKVELQLNPQA
- a CDS encoding nitroreductase family protein, whose protein sequence is MLVSEAIRQRREITKYQAKEIPNNVLEEIIESAYLSPTGNNLPSREFIVVQKREMLDHLAKTTPFVPWLTETTAAIVITGRPDVSKYWLQDASIACGFIWLSAVEQGLGAAFGAVYHSEDELESERRESHVRDALHLPGDRRVVAIIGLGYPAEIPAPKKHVAKEAIVFYENFQK
- a CDS encoding PhoU domain-containing protein → MPNTAIDNLDQEINPFAVWLIAKVQPFATDLRRIIASLKIKSDIERQLKSG
- a CDS encoding DUF4256 domain-containing protein, which produces MSNKELSPEQREELLKTLQARFAENMNRHDGLEWTNVQAKLEAAPDKLWSLQEMETTGGEPDVVGYEDKTDEYIFYDCSTESPKGRRSVCYDREALESRKRHKPENSAMDMAAAMGIELLTEEQYRELQKLGKFDMKTSSWVQTPAAIRHLGGALFCDRRYEHVFLYHNGADSYYAARGFRGSLRV
- a CDS encoding ring-cleaving dioxygenase codes for the protein MKKQTTGIHHITAIVGHPQENVDFYAGVLGLRLVKQTVNFDDPGTYHLYFGNEGGAPGTIITFFPWANAYQGRIGDGQVGVTTYVVPVGALDFWKDRLTKFNVAYSMAERFSETYIQFDDPHGLHLEIVEREGGEENGWTFGGLTKDVAIKGFGGAVLYSSRPEETKETLVEVMGLEVVGTEGDYTRLKATADIGNIVDLKMTLGTRGTMGVGTVHHIAWRAKDDEDHQEWQEYAMSKGQHVTEVKDRNYFNALYFRESGEILFEIATDPPGFAHDETPETMGSRLMLPVQYERHREQLEKSLIPIEVRPLEG